The genomic stretch TCACCCGGGGCACGTCGCCGCAGGCCTCCATCGTGCTCAGGCCCACCGACTCCAGCCGCCGCCAGATCTCCGGCACGTCCTCGATCCGGATCCAGTGGTACTGGACGTTCTGCCGGTCGGTGACGTCGGCGACGTCCCGGCCGAACTCGGTGCTGATCCCACCGAGGACCCGGAGTGCCTCGCTGGTCAGCTGCCCGCCGTCGATGCGGGCCCGCATCATGAAGTAGGAGTCCTCGAGCTCCTCGGCCTCCAGCACGGCGGTCTTCCCGCCGGGGATGCCCTGGGCGCGCTGGGTGTAGAGCCCCATCCAGCGCATCCGCCCGCGCAGGTCACCGGGGTCGATGCCGCCGAAGCCGGTGTGCGCGTAGATGTCGAGGATCCGCTGACGGACGTCGAGCCCGTCGGAGTCCTTCTTCATCCGCTCGTTCGGGTTCAGCGGCTCGCGGTAGCCCAGCGCCCACTGGCCCTGTCCGCGGACGGGGCGGTTGCTGCTGCGGGTGGGGGTCGACACTTCAGTCGTTCTCCTCTGCGCCGGCACGCCGAGCGTGCGCGACGCGGCCGGGTGTGGGTGCAGCGGGGAGGCTGCGGGGGAGCAGGGCCGTGGTCAGCGCGCGGCGCGACAGGCGGCGCTGGAGACCCGCGCCAGGTCGACGTGCAGGCGCTCCACGAGCAGGGCGCCGCAGTCCGTCACGCCTCGATGGTGCCACACCGCCCTTCCCTCCGGCGGTGCTCAGTCGGCGGCGGGGACGCCGAAGGAGCGCCACGCGCTCTCCAGCTCGACCAGCTCGGCCACCTGCGGGGGCATGGTGCCGGCGACGACGTCGGCCAGCGTCACGTTCTCCAGCACCTTCCGGTAGGCCTCCCGGGCGGCGACCCACACGTTGGCCAGGGGGGCGGCCGGGCCCGGGTACTCGACGTCCTCCGGGCGCTGGCCGTGCACCTCGGCGAGGAACCCCTGCTCCACCCGCATGACCCGTGCGATGGAGACCTCCGACGGCGGCAGGGCCAGACGGTAGCCGCCCTCCCGGCCGCGCTGGCTGGTGACCAGCCGGGCGTGCTGCAGGTCGCCCAGGATCGCCTGCAGGAACCGCGCCGGGATGCCCTGCGCCTGGGCGATCCGCTCCGAGGTCAGCGAGTCCGGGGCCGCGGCCGCCAGCTCGACGGCGGCCCGTACCGCGTAGTCGACCCGGGCTGAGATGCGCACGGCGCCCATCCTGCCGTGTCTGGTTGGCTGGACCGCGTGTCCCAGCTGAGGTTCACCACGTTGGTGGAGGCACCGCTCACCGTCGCCTTCGACGTGGCTCGGTCCCTCGGGCGGCCCTGGTCGCGGCCGTTGCAGGAGGTCGTCTCCGACCGGCCGTGGTCCGACGTCTACGCGGCGGCGCCCGGTGGGGGGCTGCGCCGGCTGGTGCACACCCGGCACTTCTCGGCCACCGGCGCCGGCACGCTGGTCGAGGAGCAGGTCGACTGGGAGACGGTCCTGCCCGGCGCCCTGGGCGGCCTGGTCGACCAGACGCTGGTGCGCCGCCGGCTCGTCCGGGCGATGCAGGCGCACCTGGACGCCTACGCCGCGGCAGCCGCGGAACGCGCGCTGGAGGTGACCCAGGTGGTCGGCGCCGCCCTGGTCGACGACCGCCGGCGGGTGCTCGTCGCGCGCCGCGGGTCCGGGCCGCTGGCCGGGCTGTGGGAGTTCCCCGGCGGCAAGGTCGAACCGGGGGAGCCGGACCTGGATGCGCTGGTGCGCGAGTGCCGCGAGGAGCTGGGCGTCGCGATCACCCCGCACGCGTTCCTGGGCGAGGTGCCGCTGGACGGCGTCGTCGCCGGTGGCGCGCCGGGCGCCTCGACGCTGCGGGTGTGGTGGGGCCGGGTCACCGGCGGCGAGCTGGTCGCCCACGAGCACACCGAGCTCCGCTGGGTGGTCGAGGACGAGCTCGAGGAGCTCGACTGGATCCCCGCCGACCGCCCGCTGCTCCCCGCCGTCCGCGCCCTCCTCACCCGCCTCTGACCCCCTCTCAGCTTTCGGCGCCGAAACCGGCCGGCTTTCGGCGCCGAAACCCGGCCAGGATTCGGCGCCGAATCCTGGGCTGTGGATGACGCCGGCGGACGACGGCCCGGATCGGACACGCTTAGCGACGTGACTCCCGTCCGTCGACCGC from Modestobacter roseus encodes the following:
- a CDS encoding putative leader peptide, which produces MWHHRGVTDCGALLVERLHVDLARVSSAACRAAR
- a CDS encoding RrF2 family transcriptional regulator, producing MGAVRISARVDYAVRAAVELAAAAPDSLTSERIAQAQGIPARFLQAILGDLQHARLVTSQRGREGGYRLALPPSEVSIARVMRVEQGFLAEVHGQRPEDVEYPGPAAPLANVWVAAREAYRKVLENVTLADVVAGTMPPQVAELVELESAWRSFGVPAAD
- a CDS encoding NUDIX domain-containing protein, with the protein product MSQLRFTTLVEAPLTVAFDVARSLGRPWSRPLQEVVSDRPWSDVYAAAPGGGLRRLVHTRHFSATGAGTLVEEQVDWETVLPGALGGLVDQTLVRRRLVRAMQAHLDAYAAAAAERALEVTQVVGAALVDDRRRVLVARRGSGPLAGLWEFPGGKVEPGEPDLDALVRECREELGVAITPHAFLGEVPLDGVVAGGAPGASTLRVWWGRVTGGELVAHEHTELRWVVEDELEELDWIPADRPLLPAVRALLTRL